One window from the genome of Nitrospinota bacterium encodes:
- a CDS encoding SUF system NifU family Fe-S cluster assembly protein — MSYQSELYQQVILDHNKNPRNFREIGDTAHSCNGHNPLCGDKINIYLKITPGDVIEDVSFTGSGCAISKASASLMTTFLKGKTAAEAKVVFDEFHKMVLGDLDPATQEHHLGKLTIFQGVREFSSRIKCASLAWHTLICAIDKTGETTME; from the coding sequence ATGTCGTACCAAAGCGAGCTGTACCAACAGGTCATCCTCGACCACAACAAGAACCCGCGCAACTTCAGGGAAATCGGCGATACCGCCCACTCCTGCAACGGGCACAACCCGCTCTGCGGCGACAAGATAAACATCTACCTGAAGATCACGCCGGGCGATGTGATAGAGGATGTGTCGTTCACCGGCTCCGGCTGCGCCATCAGCAAGGCGAGCGCCAGCCTGATGACCACTTTCTTAAAAGGGAAAACCGCCGCCGAAGCAAAGGTGGTGTTCGACGAGTTCCACAAGATGGTGCTGGGCGACCTCGACCCCGCCACGCAGGAACACCACCTCGGCAAGCTGACGATCTTTCAGGGGGTGCGTGAATTCTCCTCGCGCATCAAATGCGCCAGCCTCGCGTGGCACACGCTCATCTGCGCCATCGACAAAACCGGCGAAACCACGATGGAGTAA
- a CDS encoding SDR family NAD(P)-dependent oxidoreductase has product MSTTAVITGGAGFIGCNAAARFLEKGWRVVIIDNCARKGARRNLAWLRAKNGDLVFLKEDVRRAAAMDRIFSKYADAALALHLAGQVAVTTSVADPRTDFETNALGAFNVLEAIRKACGLSPSRRGTSPFLIYASTNKVYGGMERVPVVERGGRYAYRDFKHGVPETMQLDFHSPYGCSKGTADQYVMDYHRIYGLQGVTLRQSCIYGYRQFGVEDQGWVAWFTIAAHLGKKITIYGDGKQVRDMLFIDDLLDVYEAAFKKRKAAAGKAYNIGGGPRNTMSLLELLGYLEKSLGKKIPLKFAKTRPGDQPVFISDIRKAQRGLGWRPKVSAKEGVERLSRWVSENLSLFR; this is encoded by the coding sequence ATGAGCACTACCGCCGTCATCACCGGAGGGGCGGGATTCATCGGCTGCAACGCCGCCGCCCGTTTTTTGGAAAAAGGGTGGCGCGTTGTCATTATCGATAACTGCGCGCGCAAAGGGGCGCGGCGCAACCTCGCGTGGCTCCGCGCCAAAAACGGCGACCTCGTGTTTTTGAAAGAGGATGTCCGCCGCGCCGCCGCGATGGACCGCATTTTTTCCAAATACGCCGATGCGGCGCTGGCATTGCATCTCGCCGGGCAGGTGGCCGTAACCACCTCGGTCGCGGATCCGCGCACGGATTTCGAGACCAACGCGCTGGGCGCGTTCAACGTGCTGGAAGCTATCCGCAAAGCATGCGGGCTGTCGCCGTCGCGGCGTGGTACATCGCCGTTCCTTATCTACGCCAGCACCAACAAGGTGTATGGCGGCATGGAGCGTGTCCCGGTGGTGGAGCGCGGCGGACGCTACGCATACCGCGATTTCAAGCATGGCGTGCCGGAGACGATGCAGCTCGACTTTCATTCACCCTACGGCTGTTCCAAAGGGACGGCCGACCAGTATGTGATGGACTATCACCGCATTTACGGCCTGCAAGGGGTGACGTTGCGGCAATCGTGCATCTACGGCTACCGCCAGTTCGGCGTGGAGGATCAGGGGTGGGTGGCGTGGTTCACCATCGCCGCGCACCTGGGGAAGAAGATCACCATCTACGGCGACGGCAAACAGGTGCGCGACATGCTGTTCATCGACGACCTGCTGGATGTCTATGAGGCCGCGTTCAAGAAGAGGAAAGCCGCGGCCGGCAAGGCGTATAACATCGGCGGCGGGCCGCGCAACACGATGAGCCTTTTGGAACTGCTCGGCTATCTGGAAAAATCGTTGGGGAAGAAAATTCCGCTCAAGTTCGCTAAAACCCGTCCCGGCGACCAGCCGGTATTCATCAGCGATATCCGCAAAGCGCAACGCGGCCTCGGCTGGCGGCCGAAGGTCTCCGCGAAGGAGGGCGTCGAACGCCTCTCCCGCTGGGTTTCCGAAAACCTTTCCCTCTTCAGGTAG
- a CDS encoding SDR family NAD(P)-dependent oxidoreductase yields the protein MNILVTGGAGFIGSHLADALVSRGHAVRILDSLDPQVHPGGNPPSYLNQHAEFIKGDVRDRAAMKKALAGVEAVFHHAAALGVGQSQYKVEYFADVNARGTAVLMDILANEPHAVRKVVVASSMSGYGEGEYACPRCGTVKGAMRRTADLEKGDWNNYCPRCGERLTAAATREDARRTPNSIYAVTKMTQEEIVLNIGLTYGIPAVALRYFNVYGPRQSLSNPYTGVAAIFMTRIKCGKAPVVYEDGGQTRDFVSVADVVAANLLALEKSGADYHAVNIGGGVPTPVRAVAETLARLHGRPDIAPHITGTFRKGDIRHCFADLARARELLGYVPAVGFEEGMWRLIEWARTAEASDKFDLAAKELADRGLA from the coding sequence ATGAACATACTTGTTACCGGCGGCGCCGGATTTATAGGCTCCCATTTGGCCGACGCGCTGGTTTCGCGCGGCCATGCGGTACGCATTCTGGACAGTCTCGACCCGCAGGTGCATCCCGGCGGGAACCCGCCGTCCTATCTGAACCAGCACGCGGAATTTATCAAAGGGGATGTGCGCGACCGCGCCGCCATGAAAAAGGCGCTGGCCGGCGTTGAGGCGGTGTTCCACCATGCCGCCGCCCTCGGGGTGGGGCAATCGCAGTACAAGGTGGAATATTTCGCCGACGTGAACGCGCGGGGAACCGCCGTGCTGATGGACATCCTCGCCAACGAACCCCACGCCGTGCGCAAGGTGGTGGTCGCCTCCAGCATGAGCGGCTACGGGGAAGGGGAGTATGCCTGCCCCCGTTGCGGCACCGTGAAAGGAGCCATGCGCCGCACCGCCGATCTGGAAAAAGGCGACTGGAACAATTATTGCCCGCGGTGCGGCGAACGGCTGACCGCCGCCGCCACGCGCGAAGATGCCCGCCGCACCCCCAACTCCATCTACGCTGTCACCAAGATGACGCAGGAAGAGATCGTGCTCAATATCGGCCTCACCTACGGCATTCCGGCCGTGGCGCTGCGCTACTTCAATGTTTACGGGCCGCGCCAATCGCTTTCCAACCCCTATACCGGCGTGGCCGCCATCTTCATGACCCGCATCAAGTGCGGCAAGGCCCCGGTGGTGTACGAAGACGGCGGGCAGACGCGCGACTTCGTATCGGTGGCCGACGTGGTGGCGGCCAACCTGCTGGCGCTGGAGAAGAGCGGCGCCGATTACCATGCGGTCAATATCGGCGGCGGCGTCCCAACGCCGGTACGCGCGGTGGCCGAAACGCTGGCCCGCCTGCACGGCCGCCCCGATATCGCCCCGCACATCACCGGCACGTTCCGCAAAGGGGACATCCGCCACTGCTTTGCCGATCTCGCCCGCGCGCGGGAGCTGCTCGGTTATGTTCCCGCCGTCGGCTTTGAGGAGGGGATGTGGCGGCTCATCGAGTGGGCCCGCACGGCGGAAGCCAGCGATAAATTCGACCTCGCCGCGAAAGAACTGGCGGACAGGGGATTGGCATGA
- a CDS encoding PBP1A family penicillin-binding protein yields the protein MKTVLKTVLMAMGRALAILLKALSWCIEAGARFVGARTLRQLLIVAAAFAGGCVIGVAALVAGYVSYYRGQMPDVARLKNYNPSLVTTIYDRKGNVAAEFYTERRVLLKYEDIPDLMKKATLAIEDEKFFQHGGIDVIGIFRAAAVNLKAGEVVQGGSTITQQVAKVMFLSRERTFARKLKEFIIAFELERHLTKEEILDVYLNQIYYGHGCYGVEAAAGLYFDKPAKKLTLGEIALLAGLPKAPNSYSPFNNEKGAVYRRGLVLRRMLDSHYITQEQADKANAEPVKLAEFKHTSNDIPYFAEHIRRYLYTKYGADKLYHEGLRVYTTLDTGWQMQAQRALADGIEENDRRIGWRGIAGHIDPAREEPGWEKLNPVMDKISEEDYFAKGKAYKGVVTKVAPDRIAVSVNGVPGTIEAAFFAWAHEYNPKEDGRGYQPVKDATRLVKPGDIIEVKLLDDIRKGALQLMLHQTPALQGALVSLDYASGEIRAMVGGYDFGKSPFNRAVQALRQPGSAFKPVIYSAALDRGFTPSTIVIDSPVTLEGAEEEQAWKPANFANAFYGPTTIRTAVTESRNVVTIKVLDKIGIHYVIDWARALGIVSPLKPDLSVALGSSSVSLMELTSVYGVIANKGMRLEPIAIRRIETLDGKVLETAEPAPIQVMPEDTAYLMTNVMTGVVEEGTATAVRSLGAPTAGKTGTTNDYVDAWFIGFTSGVVTGVWIGRDQREPIGKNEVGGRAAAPIWLNYMRTVIKDLEVKPFTPPKNIVFVRINKETGLLTTPDDPQSFFESFKEGTEPREFGQRPALKAAAPPAAAVPGTAPAVH from the coding sequence ATGAAAACGGTTTTGAAAACGGTTCTTATGGCGATGGGGCGGGCGCTTGCCATCCTCCTCAAGGCGCTGTCATGGTGCATCGAAGCCGGGGCACGTTTTGTGGGCGCCCGCACGTTGCGCCAACTGTTGATTGTGGCCGCCGCCTTTGCCGGCGGCTGCGTCATCGGCGTGGCGGCGTTGGTGGCGGGCTACGTCAGCTACTACCGCGGGCAGATGCCGGACGTGGCGCGGCTGAAAAACTACAATCCCTCGCTGGTGACCACCATTTATGACCGCAAGGGGAACGTGGCGGCGGAGTTTTACACGGAGCGCCGCGTCCTCCTCAAATATGAAGATATTCCCGACCTGATGAAGAAGGCGACCCTCGCCATTGAAGACGAGAAGTTTTTTCAGCACGGCGGCATTGATGTGATTGGGATATTCCGCGCGGCGGCGGTGAACCTGAAGGCGGGCGAAGTGGTGCAGGGGGGGAGCACCATTACCCAGCAGGTGGCCAAGGTGATGTTCCTGTCGCGCGAACGAACCTTCGCGCGCAAGCTCAAGGAATTCATCATCGCGTTTGAGCTGGAGCGGCACCTGACGAAAGAAGAGATACTGGATGTCTACCTCAACCAGATTTATTACGGCCACGGCTGCTACGGCGTGGAAGCGGCCGCCGGGCTTTATTTCGACAAACCCGCCAAGAAGCTTACGTTGGGCGAGATAGCGCTCCTGGCCGGCCTTCCCAAGGCGCCCAACAGCTATTCCCCGTTCAATAACGAAAAGGGGGCCGTGTACCGCCGGGGGTTGGTGCTGCGGCGGATGCTCGATTCGCATTACATCACGCAAGAGCAGGCGGACAAGGCGAACGCCGAGCCGGTGAAGCTGGCTGAATTCAAGCACACATCGAACGATATCCCGTATTTCGCCGAACACATCCGGCGCTACCTCTACACAAAATACGGGGCCGACAAGCTCTATCACGAGGGGCTGCGCGTTTATACCACGCTGGACACCGGTTGGCAGATGCAGGCGCAGCGGGCGCTTGCCGACGGCATCGAGGAGAACGACCGCCGCATCGGTTGGCGCGGCATCGCCGGGCATATCGATCCCGCGCGGGAAGAACCCGGCTGGGAGAAGCTGAACCCCGTCATGGACAAAATAAGCGAAGAAGATTATTTCGCCAAGGGGAAGGCGTACAAGGGGGTGGTGACGAAGGTGGCGCCGGACAGGATCGCCGTGTCGGTCAACGGCGTGCCGGGAACCATCGAAGCGGCGTTCTTCGCATGGGCTCACGAGTATAATCCCAAGGAAGACGGCCGCGGCTACCAGCCGGTGAAAGATGCCACCCGGCTGGTGAAGCCCGGCGACATCATCGAAGTGAAGCTGCTGGATGACATCCGCAAGGGGGCGTTGCAGCTGATGTTGCACCAGACCCCCGCGTTGCAAGGGGCGCTGGTGAGCCTGGACTACGCCAGCGGGGAAATCCGCGCGATGGTGGGGGGCTACGACTTTGGGAAGAGCCCCTTCAATCGCGCGGTGCAGGCGTTGCGCCAGCCCGGCTCCGCCTTCAAGCCGGTCATTTATTCCGCCGCGCTGGATCGCGGCTTTACCCCTTCCACCATCGTGATCGATTCGCCGGTGACGCTGGAAGGGGCCGAAGAGGAGCAGGCCTGGAAGCCGGCCAATTTCGCCAACGCTTTCTACGGGCCGACCACCATTCGCACCGCCGTCACCGAATCGCGGAACGTCGTTACCATCAAGGTGCTGGACAAGATCGGCATCCACTATGTGATCGATTGGGCCCGTGCGCTGGGGATCGTGTCCCCGCTGAAGCCGGATCTTTCCGTCGCGCTCGGCTCATCGAGCGTATCGCTGATGGAACTGACTTCGGTTTACGGCGTGATCGCGAACAAGGGAATGCGTCTCGAGCCCATCGCCATCCGCCGCATCGAAACCCTCGACGGCAAGGTGCTGGAAACCGCCGAACCGGCGCCGATTCAGGTGATGCCGGAAGATACCGCCTACCTTATGACCAATGTGATGACCGGCGTGGTGGAGGAAGGAACCGCCACGGCCGTTCGTTCCCTGGGGGCGCCGACGGCGGGGAAGACCGGCACCACCAATGATTATGTGGATGCCTGGTTCATCGGCTTCACTTCGGGCGTGGTGACCGGCGTCTGGATTGGCCGTGATCAGCGTGAACCGATCGGCAAAAACGAGGTGGGGGGCCGCGCCGCCGCCCCGATATGGCTCAACTATATGCGCACGGTGATCAAGGACCTTGAGGTGAAGCCGTTCACGCCCCCCAAAAACATCGTTTTTGTCCGGATCAACAAGGAAACGGGGTTGTTGACCACGCCGGATGACCCGCAATCGTTTTTTGAAAGCTTCAAGGAAGGAACCGAACCCCGCGAGTTCGGCCAGCGTCCGGCCCTCAAAGCGGCCGCGCCCCCGGCGGCGGCCGTGCCGGGAACCGCTCCCGCCGTCCATTAG
- a CDS encoding uracil-DNA glycosylase: MKEIEAYFRYLRTIGVEFVEPGSPLPRPVLAQSAAVSTAPPLPASPPVAAALEVIAREAAACTACGLHKTRTQTVFADGNPATGLMFVGEAPGADEDEQGKPFVGRAGQLLTKMIEAIGFRREDVYIANVLKCRPPKNRDPLPDEVAACEGFLKRQIAVARPAIICALGAHAAHTLLREETPIGRMRGRIYDYEGVPLLATYHPSFLLRSPGHKKEAWEDLQKLRDEYWRLKKKPDKG; the protein is encoded by the coding sequence ATGAAGGAGATCGAAGCCTATTTCAGATACCTGCGGACGATTGGCGTTGAGTTTGTGGAGCCGGGTTCACCTTTGCCTCGTCCCGTGCTGGCGCAATCGGCCGCGGTTTCCACCGCGCCGCCGCTCCCCGCTTCCCCGCCGGTTGCCGCCGCCCTTGAAGTGATTGCCCGCGAAGCGGCCGCCTGCACCGCCTGCGGCCTGCACAAAACGCGCACGCAAACCGTGTTCGCCGATGGAAACCCGGCGACCGGGCTTATGTTCGTGGGGGAGGCGCCGGGGGCCGACGAGGATGAACAGGGAAAACCGTTCGTCGGACGCGCCGGGCAGCTGTTGACCAAGATGATCGAGGCTATCGGCTTCCGCCGCGAAGACGTCTATATAGCCAACGTGCTCAAGTGCCGCCCGCCGAAGAACCGCGACCCGTTGCCGGACGAAGTGGCCGCGTGCGAGGGGTTTTTGAAGCGGCAGATCGCGGTTGCGCGGCCGGCCATCATTTGTGCGCTGGGAGCGCATGCCGCCCACACGCTGCTTAGGGAGGAGACCCCCATTGGGCGCATGCGGGGGCGGATTTATGATTACGAGGGTGTGCCGCTTTTAGCGACCTATCATCCCTCGTTTTTATTGCGTTCGCCGGGACACAAGAAAGAGGCGTGGGAAGACCTGCAGAAGCTGCGGGATGAATACTGGCGGCTGAAAAAGAAACCGGATAAAGGCTGA
- the coaBC gene encoding bifunctional phosphopantothenoylcysteine decarboxylase/phosphopantothenate--cysteine ligase CoaBC, with the protein MGNMKKVFLGVTGGIAAYKMPDFVRLLKKEGVDVHVAMTKNAEQFVTSTALRSVSGNRVLTADWGHQGDPFDHLNITQDADAALIAPATANFIAKMAHGIADDLLSTAVLALECPVYVAPAMNPRMLQNPAVAENLRILESRGVRIIPPESGAMACGDEGVGRLPALEQLRDVLLAARVRKQDFNGKRVIVTAGPTEEPIDPVRYLTNRSSGRMGTAIARAAAARGARVTLIHGPMAIPLPAGVETVAVRTARDMLDALESRFDACDMLVMAAAVSDYRAAAAAPQKIKKKNAPLTLALVQNPDLLEILGKKKGNRVIVGFAAETEDLAHNAREKMRRKNLDLVCANDVSRPDIGFDGAYNELVIIPRGQEPLHTGRLTKEALADIVLDEALKAEAAAIAASGGTK; encoded by the coding sequence ATGGGAAATATGAAAAAGGTGTTTCTGGGCGTCACCGGCGGCATTGCCGCGTACAAGATGCCCGATTTCGTCCGCCTTCTTAAGAAAGAAGGGGTCGACGTGCATGTGGCAATGACCAAAAATGCCGAACAGTTTGTTACCTCCACCGCGTTGCGGTCGGTTTCGGGCAACCGGGTGCTTACCGCCGATTGGGGCCATCAGGGCGACCCGTTCGACCACCTGAACATTACCCAGGACGCCGATGCGGCGTTGATTGCCCCCGCGACGGCCAATTTCATCGCCAAGATGGCGCATGGTATCGCGGACGATCTTCTTTCCACGGCGGTGTTGGCCCTGGAATGCCCGGTTTATGTGGCCCCCGCCATGAATCCCCGGATGCTGCAAAACCCCGCCGTGGCGGAAAACCTCCGCATTCTCGAATCGCGCGGGGTGCGGATCATCCCGCCGGAGAGCGGCGCGATGGCCTGCGGCGACGAGGGGGTGGGGCGGCTCCCGGCGCTTGAGCAATTGCGGGACGTTCTGCTTGCCGCCCGTGTGCGGAAACAGGATTTTAACGGGAAGCGGGTCATCGTCACCGCCGGCCCGACCGAAGAACCGATTGATCCCGTGCGTTACCTCACCAACCGCTCCTCGGGCAGAATGGGAACCGCCATTGCCCGCGCCGCCGCCGCCCGCGGAGCGCGGGTGACGCTCATCCACGGTCCGATGGCAATCCCGTTGCCGGCGGGAGTGGAGACGGTCGCGGTGCGGACCGCGCGGGATATGCTGGATGCGCTGGAATCCCGCTTCGACGCGTGCGATATGCTGGTAATGGCCGCCGCGGTTTCCGATTACCGCGCCGCCGCCGCCGCGCCGCAAAAGATCAAAAAAAAGAATGCCCCGCTGACGTTGGCGCTGGTTCAAAACCCCGATTTGCTGGAGATTCTGGGGAAGAAGAAGGGGAACCGCGTGATAGTCGGCTTCGCCGCCGAGACCGAAGACCTGGCGCACAACGCGCGGGAAAAAATGCGGCGCAAAAACCTCGACCTTGTCTGCGCCAACGATGTGAGCCGTCCCGATATCGGGTTCGACGGCGCGTACAACGAGCTGGTGATCATTCCCCGCGGGCAGGAACCGCTGCATACCGGCAGGCTCACGAAGGAGGCGCTGGCCGATATCGTGCTGGATGAAGCGTTGAAAGCGGAAGCCGCCGCGATTGCCGCGTCCGGCGGGACAAAGTAA
- a CDS encoding B12-binding domain-containing radical SAM protein, producing the protein MRIIFVEAKSPDLHIYSRMPLPRLGTILLATILRDRGHDARVQIEELGRIRMEDIETADAVGISIITSTAPRGYEFARIFRKMGKTVFIGGAHATYLPEEALLHCDYVLRGEADDTIVPFIEALERKSGFEEVGGLSWWRGGTVVHNPNTAYIKNMDKSPIPDFRLITNWEKKMDVTPIMTSRGCPYDCEFCSVSNMFGRQFRHKSTERVLAELRQHKELCRENGVKNPDDWIFFYDDNFTINKKRAKELLRAMISENLTPHWTAQASVDVADDDELLGLLKKSNCYLLYIGFESINPETLKAYNKKQTVEKIEKAIHKLRQYGIRVHGMFVFGADTDDASVISGTAAFAKRNKLHSVQFMILTPLPGTRTYQELTRQERITTRDWQLYDAHHVVFEPAHFSQHGLQYDTITAMLSFYGLRHILKRAFFLLLRLHDLKRGLIEISIKLYGHRTLKHWFQQKKEWIAALPHHTKGLK; encoded by the coding sequence ATGCGGATTATCTTCGTTGAAGCAAAATCCCCCGACCTGCATATTTACTCCCGTATGCCCCTCCCCCGCCTCGGCACCATCCTGCTGGCAACCATCCTGCGTGACAGGGGACACGACGCCCGGGTGCAGATTGAAGAGCTGGGCCGCATCCGCATGGAGGACATTGAAACGGCCGACGCCGTCGGCATCTCCATCATCACATCAACAGCGCCGCGCGGCTATGAATTCGCCAGAATTTTCCGCAAGATGGGAAAAACCGTCTTTATAGGAGGGGCGCACGCCACCTACCTGCCGGAGGAGGCCCTGTTACACTGCGACTATGTGTTGCGCGGCGAGGCGGACGACACCATAGTACCGTTCATCGAAGCGCTGGAGCGCAAGAGCGGGTTTGAGGAAGTCGGCGGCCTTAGCTGGTGGCGCGGCGGAACGGTTGTGCACAATCCCAATACCGCCTACATCAAGAATATGGACAAATCGCCGATACCCGATTTCCGGCTGATCACCAACTGGGAAAAGAAGATGGATGTCACCCCCATCATGACCAGCCGCGGCTGCCCCTACGACTGCGAGTTCTGCTCCGTCTCCAACATGTTCGGACGCCAATTCCGCCATAAGAGCACCGAACGGGTTCTGGCGGAGTTGAGACAGCACAAGGAACTCTGCCGCGAGAACGGGGTAAAGAACCCCGACGACTGGATTTTCTTCTACGATGACAATTTTACCATCAACAAAAAGCGGGCCAAGGAACTGCTCCGCGCCATGATAAGCGAAAACCTGACTCCCCACTGGACCGCCCAGGCCAGCGTTGATGTGGCCGACGATGACGAACTTCTCGGCCTCCTGAAGAAATCCAACTGTTACCTGCTCTATATAGGGTTTGAGTCGATCAATCCCGAAACCCTTAAAGCCTACAACAAGAAACAGACGGTCGAAAAAATCGAAAAGGCCATCCACAAACTCCGGCAATACGGCATCCGGGTGCATGGCATGTTTGTCTTCGGGGCCGATACCGACGACGCTTCCGTAATCAGCGGCACGGCCGCCTTTGCCAAACGGAACAAACTCCATTCAGTGCAGTTCATGATCCTGACCCCGCTTCCCGGCACGCGAACCTATCAGGAACTGACCCGTCAGGAGCGGATAACCACCCGCGACTGGCAGCTTTATGACGCCCACCATGTCGTATTCGAACCGGCCCACTTCAGCCAGCACGGGCTGCAATACGACACCATCACCGCCATGCTCAGCTTCTACGGCCTTCGCCATATCCTCAAGCGGGCATTTTTCCTGCTGCTGCGCCTGCACGACCTTAAACGGGGGCTGATTGAGATTTCAATCAAGCTTTACGGCCACCGGACGCTGAAGCATTGGTTTCAGCAAAAGAAGGAGTGGATAGCCGCCCTCCCCCACCATACAAAAGGGTTAAAATAG
- a CDS encoding flagellin FliC, whose translation MRVYNNLFSVNAQRHLSANNASLGGSLEKLSSGQRINKAADDAAGLAISEGLRAHIRSLGQATRNSNDGISLINTAEGALSEQSSILVRMRELASQASTGTVGSTERRTINREFQALKDEIDRIAAVTEFNGQKLLDGSLMATQPGSVVIQIGIRATSNDRISLNTAVDLTSITTTGLAVQNISVLTAQSALASLSTIDSAIAKVTDGRGRLGAVQNRLVHTLANLSVSTENLTAAESQIRDADYASEISQFTRNQILVQASTAILAQANLVPQTVLQLLG comes from the coding sequence TTGCGTGTATATAACAACCTTTTCTCGGTCAATGCCCAGCGGCATTTATCGGCCAATAATGCCAGTCTCGGCGGCTCCCTTGAGAAGCTCTCTTCAGGGCAGAGAATCAACAAAGCGGCGGACGATGCCGCCGGCCTCGCCATTTCCGAAGGCCTGCGCGCCCACATCCGCTCGCTGGGACAGGCCACCCGCAACTCAAACGACGGCATCAGCCTCATAAACACGGCGGAAGGGGCGCTCTCCGAGCAGTCCTCGATACTCGTCCGTATGCGCGAACTGGCCTCGCAGGCCTCCACCGGCACCGTCGGTTCGACCGAGCGCAGAACGATCAACCGGGAATTCCAGGCGCTGAAAGACGAAATCGACCGCATCGCGGCCGTGACGGAATTCAACGGCCAAAAACTGCTTGATGGCTCGCTTATGGCTACCCAGCCCGGTTCGGTGGTCATCCAGATCGGCATCCGCGCGACCAGCAACGACCGGATCAGCCTGAACACCGCCGTCGACCTGACCTCCATCACCACCACCGGCCTGGCGGTGCAGAACATCAGCGTGCTTACCGCCCAGTCGGCGCTGGCCTCGCTCTCCACCATCGATAGCGCCATCGCGAAAGTAACCGATGGCCGCGGCCGCCTTGGCGCCGTGCAAAACCGCTTGGTGCATACCTTGGCCAACCTGTCGGTCAGCACTGAAAACCTGACCGCCGCCGAATCGCAGATCCGCGACGCCGACTACGCCAGCGAAATCTCGCAGTTCACCCGGAACCAGATACTGGTGCAGGCGTCCACCGCGATTTTGGCGCAGGCGAACCTGGTGCCGCAGACCGTGTTGCAACTCCTCGGTTGA